In the Parasteatoda tepidariorum isolate YZ-2023 chromosome 3, CAS_Ptep_4.0, whole genome shotgun sequence genome, one interval contains:
- the LOC107452098 gene encoding E3 ubiquitin-protein ligase MARCHF8 isoform X2, whose product MDRRHSSQPSTVSSSLGGNVDICRICHCEGDAELPLISPCFCAGSLRYVHQSCLQQWIKSSDTRCCELCKFQFIMHTKIKPFRKWEKLEMSPVEQRKVLCSITFHVVAITCVVWSLYVLIDRTAEEMRTGVLEWPFWTKLIVVAIGFTGGLVFMYVQCKMYVQLFKRWRAFNRIIYVQNAPEKCCQQQAVYSAAEMTANVLAKSEEKRFSPDEEEFHSCQSGSSESVSDGEGPNEEGAPTATTNATLILANAAETGSTKTTLTSVTDSAPTNEDALGGHPLSEVVVVSNVEDDLPPPPPLVVRDVTPCTGDEASLRDAFLTRQLQQTAS is encoded by the exons ATGGATCGTCGCCACTCGTCGCAACCATCGACGGTGTCGAGCTCCCTGGGGGGGAACGTGGACATTTGCCGCATCTGTCACTGCGAGGGAGACGCTGAACTACCCCTCATCTCCCCCTGCTTCTGTGCTGGCTCTTTGCGCTACGTCCACCAATCCTGCCTCCAGCAGTGGATCAAGAGTTCAGACACGAGATGCTGCGAACTCTGTAAATTCCAGTTCATCATGCACACAAAGATCAAGCCATTTCGAAAg tggGAAAAGCTGGAGATGTCCCCTGTTGAGCAACGAAAAGTGCTCTGTTCCATCACTTTCCATGTGGTAGCCATTACGTGTGTGGTGTGGTCCCTGTACGTACTCATCGACCGAACTGCCGAGGAGATGCGGACGGGCGTTCTCGAGTGGCCCTTCTGGACTAAGCTGATCGTGGTTGCGATCGGATTCACGGGCGGACTCGTCTTCATGTACGTCCAGTGCAAGATGTACGTGCAGCTCTTCAAGAGGTGGCGAGCCTTCAACCGCATCATCTATGTGCAGAATGCGCCTGAGAAGTGCTGCCAACAGCAAGCTGTCTATTCCGCGGCCGAGATGACCGCTAACGTACTCGCAAAGAGCGAGGAGAAGCGGTTCTCCCCGGACGAGGAAGAGTTCCACAGCTGCCAGAGTGGCAGTAGCGAAAGTGTTAGTGACGGCGAGGGCCCCAATGAAGAGGGGGCTCCTACCGCCACAACTAATGCCACCCTCATCCTGGCCAACGCGGCAGAGACTGGATCAACCAAAACGACGTTGACATCTGTGACTGACAGTGCCCCGACGAATGAGGACGCTCTCGGTGGTCATCCCCTCAGCGAAGTTGTCGTCGTTTCGAATGTCGAAGACGATCTTCCACCCCCACCACCCTTGGTGGTCAGAGACGTCACCCCATGCACAGGGGACGAGGCGTCTCTGAGGGACGCTTTTCTTACTAGGCAACTGCAACAAACCGCCAGCTGA
- the LOC107452098 gene encoding E3 ubiquitin-protein ligase MARCHF8 isoform X1 → MPLQQIRVTPADRKNTNEKEKVKYDSKHETFSPGSPTCPRMDRRHSSQPSTVSSSLGGNVDICRICHCEGDAELPLISPCFCAGSLRYVHQSCLQQWIKSSDTRCCELCKFQFIMHTKIKPFRKWEKLEMSPVEQRKVLCSITFHVVAITCVVWSLYVLIDRTAEEMRTGVLEWPFWTKLIVVAIGFTGGLVFMYVQCKMYVQLFKRWRAFNRIIYVQNAPEKCCQQQAVYSAAEMTANVLAKSEEKRFSPDEEEFHSCQSGSSESVSDGEGPNEEGAPTATTNATLILANAAETGSTKTTLTSVTDSAPTNEDALGGHPLSEVVVVSNVEDDLPPPPPLVVRDVTPCTGDEASLRDAFLTRQLQQTAS, encoded by the exons CACGAAACCTTCAGTCCTGGGTCCCCGACGTGCCCTCGCATGGATCGTCGCCACTCGTCGCAACCATCGACGGTGTCGAGCTCCCTGGGGGGGAACGTGGACATTTGCCGCATCTGTCACTGCGAGGGAGACGCTGAACTACCCCTCATCTCCCCCTGCTTCTGTGCTGGCTCTTTGCGCTACGTCCACCAATCCTGCCTCCAGCAGTGGATCAAGAGTTCAGACACGAGATGCTGCGAACTCTGTAAATTCCAGTTCATCATGCACACAAAGATCAAGCCATTTCGAAAg tggGAAAAGCTGGAGATGTCCCCTGTTGAGCAACGAAAAGTGCTCTGTTCCATCACTTTCCATGTGGTAGCCATTACGTGTGTGGTGTGGTCCCTGTACGTACTCATCGACCGAACTGCCGAGGAGATGCGGACGGGCGTTCTCGAGTGGCCCTTCTGGACTAAGCTGATCGTGGTTGCGATCGGATTCACGGGCGGACTCGTCTTCATGTACGTCCAGTGCAAGATGTACGTGCAGCTCTTCAAGAGGTGGCGAGCCTTCAACCGCATCATCTATGTGCAGAATGCGCCTGAGAAGTGCTGCCAACAGCAAGCTGTCTATTCCGCGGCCGAGATGACCGCTAACGTACTCGCAAAGAGCGAGGAGAAGCGGTTCTCCCCGGACGAGGAAGAGTTCCACAGCTGCCAGAGTGGCAGTAGCGAAAGTGTTAGTGACGGCGAGGGCCCCAATGAAGAGGGGGCTCCTACCGCCACAACTAATGCCACCCTCATCCTGGCCAACGCGGCAGAGACTGGATCAACCAAAACGACGTTGACATCTGTGACTGACAGTGCCCCGACGAATGAGGACGCTCTCGGTGGTCATCCCCTCAGCGAAGTTGTCGTCGTTTCGAATGTCGAAGACGATCTTCCACCCCCACCACCCTTGGTGGTCAGAGACGTCACCCCATGCACAGGGGACGAGGCGTCTCTGAGGGACGCTTTTCTTACTAGGCAACTGCAACAAACCGCCAGCTGA